From the genome of Ectobacillus sp. JY-23, one region includes:
- a CDS encoding helix-turn-helix transcriptional regulator, with protein sequence MMLEGEIIKFYRKKAGLTQEQLGKGICSTTHVSKIERGQTAYSPEIIKLFSERLHIDIEKEMEALRDIESRLQQWHTAMIMQRPKEMDSIKEELAAFPFLMASNYAVLYQLLQARYWIMKMDIQRARTLLQHVQDKYSDFSPYEMSLLRHVLGMFYINEFSSSESDNHQKAIQVLREIRIEEYGNPEYYYHLAVAYHCISARVPAYLYAEKALQHFKHTNNFLRAFNAESIMLLQMAEDTRLDFREVAARYERLIEDTEIFQANGIKAMLLNNLGYEYFRRNEYALAHPFYQRAMQMAEPSTIIYIQRLYSYLNNGFEGKLIPKGKLIQKVKEGLAAAKERKSYLYKLLFQLLLYRIEGAEEAYYEVLEKQAFPYFVSNRHMTLLHRYGKQLYEYYANSKQYEKAVAITAIFMEPIH encoded by the coding sequence ATGATGCTAGAGGGAGAAATCATTAAATTTTACCGTAAAAAAGCAGGCTTAACACAGGAGCAACTTGGTAAGGGAATTTGTTCAACAACGCATGTTAGCAAAATTGAACGTGGGCAAACTGCATATTCTCCTGAAATTATTAAGCTGTTTTCTGAGCGGCTTCATATTGATATCGAGAAAGAAATGGAAGCACTGCGTGACATTGAAAGTAGATTGCAGCAATGGCATACAGCCATGATTATGCAGCGCCCAAAAGAGATGGATAGCATCAAAGAGGAACTTGCGGCATTTCCATTTTTAATGGCTTCAAACTATGCTGTGTTGTATCAGCTTTTGCAAGCGAGATATTGGATTATGAAAATGGATATACAGCGTGCTAGAACATTGCTTCAGCATGTCCAGGATAAGTATAGCGATTTTTCACCTTATGAAATGAGTTTGCTACGCCATGTTCTGGGAATGTTTTATATTAATGAATTCAGCAGTTCTGAGAGCGATAATCACCAAAAAGCAATTCAGGTGCTGCGAGAAATTCGTATTGAGGAGTATGGAAATCCCGAATACTATTATCATTTGGCTGTGGCTTATCATTGTATAAGCGCACGCGTACCCGCTTATTTATATGCTGAAAAAGCATTGCAGCACTTTAAGCACACCAATAATTTTTTACGTGCTTTTAATGCGGAATCTATTATGCTGCTGCAGATGGCTGAGGATACAAGGCTTGATTTTAGAGAAGTAGCTGCACGCTATGAGCGTCTGATTGAAGACACGGAAATTTTCCAGGCCAATGGTATTAAAGCAATGCTACTGAACAACTTGGGCTATGAATACTTCCGAAGAAACGAATACGCTTTAGCACACCCCTTTTATCAACGCGCCATGCAGATGGCCGAACCATCTACTATCATATATATACAGCGATTATACAGCTATTTAAATAATGGATTTGAAGGAAAGCTCATACCGAAAGGAAAGCTAATACAGAAGGTAAAAGAGGGCTTAGCAGCTGCGAAAGAGCGTAAAAGCTACCTATACAAGCTGTTGTTTCAGTTGCTTTTATATAGAATAGAAGGCGCAGAGGAGGCCTATTATGAAGTATTAGAGAAACAAGCATTTCCTTATTTTGTATCCAACAGGCACATGACGTTGCTGCATCGGTACGGTAAGCAGCTGTATGAGTACTATGCAAATAGTAAGCAATATGAAAAAGCTGTTGCTATCACTGCCATCTTTATGGAGCCCATTCACTAG
- a CDS encoding ABC transporter substrate-binding protein — MKAIDHYVALRAALLQEEEERRVQVTLSQMADVLCCTRKNVKVILQKLQTEGWLQYEPGRGRGHTSELLYTRPFSDDLHTIVAGYLEEGKVDACLRVLHQPIPPHILEPIAKQLQDYVGLKQTQELDILRIPFRRALSVLDPAHVYITMESHLLRQVFDTLVCFDENNGTIQPHLAHAWEYDNEHFIWTFYLRKGVTFHHGKVLTAEDVVYSFQRLQASKGSNAWMMEEVKEMHIIHPYCVKIVLKRDSSLFLHYVSTVGFSILPSDVRFTEEKLVGTGAFMYQKHETHVTLTAYNTYFKERALLDRIDILFVPQQSKLQFTYELPVSTEEKEEITDMSNGCRYVAFNLHKPLLQDRFLRAALYEALDASVMLEELERTEAKPASSFFPSKSIREDKSLERARRCLAQSAYKGEELRLYALSFSDSLADAIWIQKRCAMLGISLTVVPFSISEYYEDKLHEADILTMGEEFDADIHVSFMSAFQNKSSFLHRFIGGEWKEELDVQLQMFARAAQERERLRLMDEIEEYIRRTHVFLFFYHALKKKSYSPLLQEVTPRRFGWADFRRVWIKPT, encoded by the coding sequence ATGAAAGCGATTGACCATTACGTGGCATTAAGGGCAGCTTTGCTGCAGGAGGAGGAAGAACGACGCGTACAGGTCACACTTTCTCAAATGGCAGATGTACTTTGTTGTACAAGAAAAAATGTAAAGGTAATTCTGCAAAAGCTGCAGACTGAAGGCTGGCTACAATATGAGCCGGGGCGTGGACGAGGACATACCTCAGAGCTTTTGTATACACGGCCCTTTAGTGATGACTTGCATACAATCGTTGCTGGGTATTTGGAAGAAGGAAAAGTAGATGCTTGTTTACGTGTATTACATCAGCCCATTCCCCCGCATATATTAGAGCCTATTGCCAAGCAACTACAAGACTATGTAGGCTTAAAACAAACGCAAGAACTGGATATACTTCGTATTCCGTTTCGGCGCGCGCTTTCTGTTTTAGACCCTGCGCATGTGTATATTACTATGGAGAGTCATTTGCTTCGTCAAGTATTTGATACGCTCGTATGCTTTGATGAGAACAATGGAACAATTCAACCTCATCTTGCGCACGCATGGGAATATGATAATGAGCATTTCATATGGACATTTTATTTGCGAAAGGGTGTGACGTTTCACCACGGTAAAGTATTAACAGCTGAGGATGTGGTGTATTCGTTTCAAAGACTACAAGCAAGTAAGGGCTCTAATGCATGGATGATGGAAGAGGTAAAGGAGATGCACATTATCCATCCATATTGTGTAAAAATTGTGCTTAAACGTGATTCCTCGCTTTTTTTACATTATGTGAGTACAGTGGGTTTTTCTATCCTTCCTTCTGATGTACGGTTTACAGAGGAAAAACTCGTCGGTACCGGAGCTTTTATGTATCAAAAGCACGAGACGCATGTGACACTCACCGCATACAATACGTATTTTAAAGAACGGGCACTCCTTGACCGCATTGATATTTTATTTGTTCCACAGCAATCAAAGCTGCAATTTACATACGAATTGCCAGTTTCTACGGAAGAAAAAGAAGAGATTACCGATATGAGTAACGGCTGCCGTTACGTGGCTTTTAATCTGCATAAACCACTGTTACAGGATCGCTTTTTGCGAGCGGCTTTATATGAAGCGTTGGATGCAAGCGTGATGCTAGAGGAGCTGGAACGAACAGAAGCAAAGCCGGCAAGTAGCTTTTTCCCATCTAAGAGTATAAGGGAAGACAAATCATTGGAGCGTGCTCGTCGCTGTTTGGCACAAAGTGCGTATAAAGGAGAGGAACTGCGCTTATATGCTTTATCTTTTTCAGACAGCTTAGCGGATGCGATATGGATTCAGAAGCGCTGTGCTATGCTTGGTATTTCTCTCACAGTTGTTCCATTTTCCATTAGTGAGTATTACGAGGATAAACTACATGAGGCAGATATATTGACAATGGGGGAAGAGTTTGACGCCGACATACATGTGTCATTTATGAGCGCATTCCAAAATAAAAGCTCATTTTTGCATCGCTTTATAGGTGGGGAATGGAAAGAAGAATTGGATGTACAACTGCAGATGTTTGCTCGTGCTGCCCAGGAGAGGGAGCGGCTTCGTTTGATGGATGAGATTGAAGAATATATCCGCCGAACGCACGTGTTTCTCTTTTTCTATCATGCTTTAAAAAAGAAATCGTATTCGCCGTTACTGCAGGAAGTTACACCGCGACGTTTTGGTTGGGCAGATTTTCGTCGCGTATGGATTAAGCCTACATAG
- a CDS encoding MFS transporter encodes MFLQLHRNIQIRILTSFLSRAVGSMVFPFMAIYFTETMSATWAGLLLLINVVASLLMGFYGGYIADRIGRKRVMIWGQTATILSFACMALANSPWWESPWLTFFMMLVNSLAAGLINPAAEAMLIDVSTKETRAFMYSVNYWAVNLSIMLGALVGGWFFKTHRFELFLTLTMIAAVTLFIMAIWMTEVYQPKKRTEKVTVWKDITLSYRVVMKNRTFLIFSLASIFVLALEFQRNNYIAVRLSEEFPAYTAGLFGYEWKMDGIRMLSFLTMENTFLIVACTVLVARWMQSRPELPLLYLGTFLQAVGFGVMAFHNHIAVLLLACLVQTIGEMLYVPVRQSKMADIIEDEARGAYMAINGLVFQAAKIIGALGIILGNLIGGFGMALGYLVLGIASILLFKHVLEQKKAMQLTQRKA; translated from the coding sequence ATGTTTTTGCAGCTTCACCGGAATATTCAAATTCGTATTTTAACATCATTTTTATCCCGCGCTGTCGGTTCCATGGTATTTCCATTTATGGCTATTTACTTTACAGAGACAATGTCCGCCACATGGGCTGGCCTTTTATTACTCATTAATGTTGTTGCCTCTTTACTTATGGGCTTTTACGGCGGTTATATCGCCGATCGTATCGGGCGGAAAAGGGTGATGATTTGGGGACAAACTGCAACAATTCTTTCTTTCGCATGTATGGCTTTGGCTAACTCTCCTTGGTGGGAATCCCCATGGTTGACATTCTTTATGATGTTGGTCAACAGTCTAGCTGCGGGTCTCATTAATCCAGCTGCAGAAGCCATGCTGATTGATGTGAGCACAAAAGAAACGCGGGCGTTTATGTATAGTGTAAACTACTGGGCTGTCAATCTATCTATTATGCTTGGCGCTTTAGTTGGCGGTTGGTTTTTTAAAACACATCGCTTTGAGCTGTTTCTTACCTTAACTATGATTGCCGCTGTTACGTTATTCATTATGGCAATCTGGATGACAGAGGTATATCAGCCGAAGAAACGTACTGAAAAAGTAACAGTTTGGAAAGATATTACGCTCAGCTATCGCGTTGTAATGAAAAATCGTACCTTTCTCATTTTTTCCCTTGCTAGTATTTTTGTACTCGCACTAGAATTTCAGCGCAACAACTACATTGCTGTTCGACTCTCAGAGGAGTTCCCGGCCTACACCGCAGGCTTGTTCGGTTATGAATGGAAGATGGACGGCATTCGCATGCTTAGCTTTTTAACGATGGAAAACACCTTCCTCATTGTAGCTTGTACAGTTCTTGTGGCACGCTGGATGCAATCCAGACCGGAATTGCCGCTGTTGTACTTAGGTACCTTCCTGCAAGCCGTCGGTTTTGGTGTAATGGCTTTTCATAATCATATCGCTGTTTTATTACTTGCTTGCCTTGTGCAAACAATCGGAGAGATGCTGTATGTACCGGTGCGACAATCAAAAATGGCTGATATTATTGAAGATGAAGCGAGGGGCGCTTATATGGCAATCAACGGGCTGGTGTTTCAAGCTGCTAAAATCATCGGCGCGCTTGGTATTATTCTCGGTAACTTGATTGGTGGCTTTGGAATGGCACTGGGCTATCTTGTCCTTGGAATTGCCAGCATTCTTTTATTTAAACACGTACTTGAACAGAAAAAAGCAATGCAACTGACACAAAGAAAAGCGTAG
- a CDS encoding AAA family ATPase, which translates to MKLVIIFGPQAAGKMTVGHELEAITGLKLFHNHMTIELVHPFFDFGTPAFERLVTLFREQMFQEVAHSDLYGMIFTYVWAFDSPGDWAFIEKTKSTFEAAGGEVYFVELQAELDERLRRNVTPHRLAHKPTKRNVQRSEENLKVSMKAHRLYSHDGEITHHRYLKIDNTYLSAAETAVRIKQTFDL; encoded by the coding sequence ATGAAACTAGTGATTATATTCGGCCCGCAAGCTGCAGGCAAAATGACAGTTGGCCATGAACTGGAAGCAATTACAGGTTTAAAGCTGTTTCACAATCATATGACCATTGAATTGGTTCATCCTTTTTTTGATTTTGGAACACCCGCGTTTGAGCGGCTTGTTACCCTTTTCCGTGAACAGATGTTTCAAGAGGTGGCTCACAGCGATCTATACGGGATGATTTTTACGTACGTTTGGGCGTTTGACAGCCCTGGCGATTGGGCCTTTATTGAAAAAACCAAATCTACCTTTGAAGCAGCAGGCGGAGAAGTATACTTTGTGGAACTACAAGCTGAGCTAGACGAACGCCTGCGCCGAAACGTCACACCACATCGCCTAGCGCACAAGCCAACAAAACGAAACGTACAGCGCTCTGAAGAAAACTTGAAGGTGTCCATGAAAGCACATCGCCTCTACTCTCATGATGGTGAAATTACACATCACCGCTATTTGAAGATTGATAACACGTATTTGAGTGCGGCCGAGACGGCTGTGCGCATTAAACAAACGTTTGATTTATAA
- a CDS encoding DUF4230 domain-containing protein has protein sequence METTRERMREKDERIAQLEKQLLELQEAYGQSAAAVAVNHNSRLLSSPKGKFKFFLKAGGVKIILAIFASLVIIAGIWKFAGSVFKQESVVFVEQVQELATLATVEAHMKEVIHEEDNKIFEKNISIDLPGTKRELLLVVPATVIAGVDLKKVTSEDMVVNEKKKQIDITLPHAKLIQEPAIQMDKVQTIVDGGLFSDSVKWDEGFNFAAEAQKQIRQEAISTGLLDTAEKNAEKVLKEFFKNIGYTVNVTFK, from the coding sequence ATGGAAACAACGAGAGAACGGATGAGAGAAAAAGACGAACGAATTGCACAGCTAGAAAAACAGCTACTAGAATTACAGGAAGCATACGGTCAAAGTGCCGCAGCTGTTGCAGTAAATCATAATTCAAGATTGTTATCTTCACCAAAAGGAAAGTTTAAGTTTTTCTTAAAAGCTGGTGGAGTGAAAATTATTTTGGCGATCTTTGCTTCTTTAGTCATTATTGCAGGAATTTGGAAATTCGCAGGCAGTGTCTTTAAACAAGAGTCTGTCGTGTTCGTTGAACAAGTTCAAGAGCTTGCTACATTAGCAACAGTTGAAGCTCATATGAAAGAGGTTATCCACGAAGAGGATAATAAAATTTTTGAGAAAAATATCTCTATTGATTTACCAGGAACAAAGCGAGAGCTACTATTAGTTGTACCTGCGACGGTTATTGCTGGTGTTGATTTAAAAAAGGTTACTTCTGAAGATATGGTTGTTAATGAAAAGAAAAAACAAATAGATATTACCCTTCCTCATGCGAAGCTCATTCAGGAGCCGGCAATACAGATGGATAAAGTCCAAACCATTGTCGATGGTGGACTTTTTAGTGATAGTGTTAAATGGGATGAGGGATTTAACTTTGCCGCTGAGGCACAAAAGCAAATTCGTCAAGAGGCTATCTCTACTGGTTTACTAGATACTGCAGAGAAAAACGCGGAAAAAGTGTTAAAGGAATTTTTTAAGAATATCGGCTATACGGTAAATGTTACGTTTAAATAA
- a CDS encoding GNAT family N-acetyltransferase — protein MKEVTSISISSSLRKLLAYATAMDRINKEYKAYIQEENRKLYAWQEDGQFVGCIGISFINTYECEIKHIAVLPEERGKHIGRQMIQFVLHHHALKRITAETDIEAVEFYRKFGFKIISLGEKYLGIERFQCEYEENNRFKIV, from the coding sequence ATGAAAGAAGTTACCTCTATCTCCATTTCTTCAAGCTTAAGGAAATTGTTAGCGTACGCGACAGCTATGGATAGGATCAATAAGGAATACAAGGCATATATACAGGAAGAAAACCGAAAGTTATATGCATGGCAGGAAGATGGACAGTTCGTTGGGTGTATAGGAATTTCCTTCATTAACACATATGAGTGTGAAATTAAACATATTGCGGTTTTACCAGAAGAAAGGGGAAAACATATTGGGCGACAAATGATTCAATTTGTCCTTCATCATCATGCGCTGAAGCGGATTACTGCGGAAACGGATATAGAAGCAGTAGAGTTTTATCGTAAATTCGGATTTAAGATTATAAGTTTGGGAGAAAAATACCTAGGAATAGAACGATTTCAATGTGAATATGAGGAAAACAATCGATTCAAAATAGTATAA
- a CDS encoding VanZ family protein, whose amino-acid sequence MKHVMKYWLPVLLWAGMIFYASSQPYEKQDMRPGIMERINPEQVERWFSAVSFSYANYEISVQNMGAAGFLEFFVRKGAHLTVFFGLGLLLFRAFSQYRLPVHLTFMYAFTLLVTYAALDEVHQGFTGGRTPLWQDALLDSVGGFLGIVVWLYVQKRKKSVASAK is encoded by the coding sequence ATGAAGCATGTTATGAAATATTGGCTTCCTGTGTTGCTGTGGGCTGGCATGATTTTTTATGCCTCTTCGCAGCCTTATGAAAAACAAGATATGCGCCCGGGTATTATGGAGCGAATTAATCCGGAGCAGGTAGAACGTTGGTTTTCCGCTGTAAGCTTCTCTTATGCTAACTACGAGATCAGTGTACAAAATATGGGAGCAGCAGGATTTTTAGAGTTTTTTGTACGAAAAGGTGCGCATCTCACTGTTTTCTTCGGTTTAGGTCTATTGCTGTTTCGTGCGTTTTCGCAATATCGCCTTCCGGTGCACCTTACATTTATGTATGCCTTCACATTGCTGGTTACATACGCGGCGCTTGATGAAGTCCATCAAGGCTTTACTGGCGGGCGCACACCGCTTTGGCAAGATGCGCTGCTTGATTCTGTAGGTGGATTTCTAGGAATAGTAGTTTGGTTATATGTTCAAAAAAGAAAAAAGAGTGTAGCCTCAGCGAAATAA
- a CDS encoding DUF1659 domain-containing protein: MAIQSGITDMNLRLTLNGGTDTNGKAIMKNKLYRFVKVDAPAEKVHEVALALASLQQNALEAIQLVSTSDIVSI, from the coding sequence ATGGCAATTCAATCAGGAATCACGGATATGAATTTACGTTTAACCCTTAACGGCGGTACGGATACGAATGGCAAAGCAATCATGAAAAACAAGTTATACCGCTTTGTTAAGGTTGATGCACCAGCTGAAAAGGTGCACGAAGTGGCGCTCGCATTAGCTTCTTTGCAACAGAACGCACTTGAAGCAATCCAATTGGTTAGCACGTCTGACATTGTATCTATTTAA
- a CDS encoding DUF2922 domain-containing protein translates to MLTLELQFLKDDGKTATFSIDNPTLPVEETAVNAVMDTILNAGVFRTLGPNSRKKGARLVERTVTEYDLQ, encoded by the coding sequence ATGCTTACACTTGAGCTGCAATTTTTAAAGGATGACGGTAAGACCGCCACATTCTCTATCGACAATCCTACTCTTCCGGTAGAAGAGACAGCGGTAAACGCGGTAATGGATACCATCTTAAACGCTGGTGTGTTCCGCACACTCGGACCAAATTCGCGTAAAAAAGGAGCACGTCTTGTAGAGCGAACAGTCACAGAATACGACTTACAATAG
- a CDS encoding DUF4359 domain-containing protein: MKWRYLSAALVIVSLLYLANTNPEKGDYTAWASKQFIERTAIHSTLAEAEKQESVIGDLAAFGKSITEQVVEPQVGLMIDKHTKQKDYLFFSFYQTEFTVGTTQYKYETIGIADRFVLLEAPQQTTKKEP, from the coding sequence ATGAAATGGCGATATCTTTCAGCAGCACTTGTTATAGTATCCCTGTTGTATTTAGCGAATACAAATCCGGAAAAGGGCGATTACACAGCGTGGGCTTCTAAACAGTTTATTGAGCGTACAGCTATCCACAGTACATTAGCAGAAGCGGAAAAACAAGAAAGTGTAATAGGTGACTTAGCTGCATTTGGTAAATCCATTACAGAGCAAGTGGTAGAGCCGCAGGTGGGACTGATGATCGATAAACACACAAAGCAAAAGGACTATCTCTTTTTTTCCTTTTATCAGACGGAATTTACAGTAGGCACAACTCAGTACAAATATGAAACAATTGGTATAGCAGATCGCTTTGTACTATTAGAAGCACCCCAGCAAACAACAAAGAAGGAGCCCTAA
- a CDS encoding DoxX family membrane protein — MWAYLQRRGKKSIVFTLIRLYLGVKWTMAGYEKIKSGSFNATSFLKGALEKAKASGADALVQDWWAVVIKYLFLPNVEILNYLIPVTELLIGIFLLTGSFTRRSLQYAIALNFLYLLSGSLHVNPQMIILSLFLLKVKENAATYGVDGWIFIPAMRKAAPPKPTSPPM, encoded by the coding sequence ATGTGGGCGTACTTACAGCGTCGGGGAAAAAAGTCAATTGTCTTTACGTTAATCCGCTTGTATCTCGGAGTAAAGTGGACGATGGCGGGATATGAAAAAATTAAAAGCGGCTCCTTTAATGCCACCAGTTTTTTAAAAGGAGCATTAGAAAAAGCAAAGGCATCTGGTGCCGATGCTTTGGTTCAAGACTGGTGGGCGGTTGTTATTAAATATCTGTTTTTGCCGAATGTAGAAATCTTGAACTATTTAATCCCGGTGACAGAGCTCCTTATTGGAATCTTCTTATTGACAGGTTCGTTTACACGTCGGTCCTTACAGTATGCAATTGCACTTAATTTCTTATATTTATTGTCGGGTTCCTTGCATGTTAACCCACAAATGATTATCCTATCTCTCTTTTTATTAAAAGTAAAAGAAAATGCAGCTACATATGGCGTAGATGGCTGGATTTTTATCCCTGCTATGCGTAAAGCGGCTCCTCCAAAGCCGACTAGCCCACCCATGTAG
- a CDS encoding Yip1 family protein produces MELETNVQPQQKPSLFGMIASPTLQFERMKDKTKVGLPMFMVMLLLAILAAVTTQFLPTAEQLEGFPEPSPTTTMIFAFVGGLVGGYIVLFVVAALYKILALLFGESISYKKLLLILVFTGIIGVLGQAVNVVLMAIIGGDQVSYTSLAPLFESGTIAHSIAGSIEVFTIWNYVLLVLGLQIVGGFSKNKAIAFVVTLFVISTSISAAVTYVGSTLESIFTQM; encoded by the coding sequence ATGGAATTAGAAACAAACGTACAACCGCAGCAAAAACCATCCTTATTTGGTATGATTGCTTCACCAACCTTACAGTTTGAGAGAATGAAAGACAAAACAAAGGTCGGCTTGCCAATGTTTATGGTTATGTTGCTACTGGCAATTTTGGCAGCTGTGACAACGCAATTTCTACCAACTGCAGAGCAGCTGGAAGGATTTCCTGAGCCAAGCCCAACTACTACCATGATTTTTGCTTTTGTAGGAGGATTAGTTGGGGGATATATCGTACTATTTGTAGTTGCCGCCCTTTATAAAATACTTGCTTTGCTTTTTGGTGAAAGCATTTCATACAAAAAGCTTTTACTTATTCTTGTATTTACTGGCATTATTGGCGTGCTAGGGCAAGCGGTTAATGTAGTACTAATGGCGATAATTGGGGGAGATCAGGTCTCTTATACAAGCTTGGCACCATTGTTTGAGTCAGGTACAATTGCACACAGCATTGCCGGCTCTATCGAGGTGTTTACTATTTGGAATTATGTATTGCTTGTGCTAGGTTTACAAATTGTTGGCGGATTTTCTAAAAATAAAGCAATCGCTTTTGTTGTAACTCTTTTCGTAATCTCTACAAGCATTTCTGCTGCAGTAACATACGTGGGATCAACATTGGAATCTATCTTTACACAAATGTAA
- a CDS encoding ABC transporter permease: MTLWDSIKIAFSSIWAHKLRSALTMLGIIIGVGSIITVVAIGQGGEAALKSQIVGDGNNTISLQFKPKDDSMFAMVEYTAPTFTQDSLFQIQSVPEVKYVIPVNSSFEQLEHNENTSSVQITGITEDYFAINKIKVTKGRSLTGSDFAQANNVVMLNEQAAKELYGEENPVGKIIEIKMQPFEIIGVYKGNDEFFGLGFPYMLLPLSIWPVMYGSDEIQSVTLQAKSPDLMETAGQKAVDVLNFNKSDELEGKYEVQNLEEIKKGISKVTTIMTSIIGGIAGISLLVGGIGVMNIMLVSVTERTREIGIRKALGATRGKILLQFLIEAMMLTLLGGIIGIGLGVGGAYIVSTFAKWPPLVSGQVVFGGVLFSMTLGIIFGLIPANKAAKLDPIEALRYE; this comes from the coding sequence ATGACGCTTTGGGACAGCATCAAAATTGCCTTTTCCTCCATTTGGGCACATAAGCTTCGCTCCGCTTTGACAATGCTTGGTATTATTATCGGGGTTGGCTCTATCATTACTGTTGTCGCAATCGGGCAAGGCGGGGAGGCTGCTTTGAAATCACAAATTGTAGGTGACGGTAACAATACCATCAGTCTTCAGTTCAAGCCGAAAGACGACAGTATGTTTGCGATGGTTGAATATACAGCCCCAACCTTTACGCAAGATTCCTTGTTTCAAATTCAAAGTGTTCCCGAAGTAAAGTATGTGATTCCGGTAAATTCCTCATTTGAGCAGCTAGAACACAATGAAAATACCTCATCTGTCCAAATTACAGGCATTACTGAGGATTATTTTGCTATTAATAAGATTAAGGTGACAAAAGGAAGAAGTTTAACCGGCAGTGATTTTGCACAAGCAAATAATGTTGTGATGCTCAATGAACAAGCTGCAAAAGAATTATATGGCGAGGAAAATCCGGTCGGTAAAATTATTGAAATTAAAATGCAGCCGTTTGAAATTATTGGGGTTTACAAAGGAAATGACGAATTTTTTGGTTTGGGCTTTCCTTATATGTTGCTGCCGTTATCCATCTGGCCGGTTATGTATGGTAGTGACGAAATTCAATCTGTAACACTTCAGGCGAAATCACCAGATTTAATGGAAACAGCAGGACAAAAGGCGGTAGATGTATTAAACTTTAATAAATCAGATGAGCTCGAAGGAAAATATGAGGTGCAAAACCTGGAAGAAATCAAAAAAGGTATCTCAAAGGTAACGACTATCATGACGTCCATCATTGGCGGTATTGCCGGTATTTCCTTGCTTGTTGGCGGTATAGGTGTAATGAATATTATGCTTGTATCCGTTACGGAGAGAACACGAGAAATTGGTATTCGAAAAGCGCTTGGTGCGACAAGAGGAAAGATCCTACTTCAATTTTTAATTGAAGCGATGATGCTTACTTTGCTTGGTGGCATCATCGGTATTGGTCTTGGTGTTGGCGGAGCGTATATCGTATCCACATTTGCGAAATGGCCGCCGCTTGTCTCAGGTCAAGTTGTATTCGGAGGCGTATTGTTCTCCATGACATTGGGTATCATTTTCGGATTGATTCCTGCAAATAAAGCAGCGAAGCTTGATCCGATTGAAGCACTACGATATGAATAA
- a CDS encoding ABC transporter ATP-binding protein: protein MIELKQVYKSYAQGALAVPVLHNINISIESGEFVAIMGPSGSGKSTIMNIIGCLDRPTKGEYILNDVNVLTADEKHLALLRNQYIGFVFQHFHLLPRLSAVENVELPLVYGGLKKKERRERALEALDKVGLADRVGHLPNQLSGGQKQRVAIARAIANNPTFILADEPTGALDSKSGEQIMNIFTKLNEEGTTVIMVTHEEEVAAYTKRRIYIKDGEVIQDRRMVI from the coding sequence ATGATTGAGCTCAAGCAGGTATACAAATCGTATGCGCAAGGTGCGTTAGCTGTCCCTGTTCTGCATAATATCAATATTTCCATTGAAAGTGGTGAATTTGTCGCAATTATGGGTCCGTCTGGTTCTGGAAAATCTACGATTATGAATATCATAGGTTGCTTGGACCGCCCGACAAAGGGTGAGTACATATTAAATGATGTGAACGTATTGACTGCAGATGAAAAGCATTTAGCACTGCTTCGTAATCAATATATTGGATTTGTATTTCAACATTTTCACTTATTGCCGCGCTTATCGGCTGTTGAAAATGTAGAGCTGCCTCTCGTTTATGGTGGTTTGAAGAAAAAGGAGCGCCGTGAACGGGCGCTAGAGGCGCTAGATAAAGTGGGTCTCGCTGATCGTGTGGGGCATTTACCGAACCAATTGTCAGGTGGACAAAAGCAACGCGTCGCCATTGCCCGCGCTATTGCGAACAATCCAACCTTTATTCTCGCTGATGAGCCAACAGGAGCGCTTGATTCCAAATCCGGCGAGCAAATTATGAACATTTTTACCAAATTAAACGAAGAAGGTACAACTGTAATCATGGTTACGCACGAGGAAGAAGTTGCAGCCTATACGAAACGGCGCATCTATATTAAAGATGGTGAAGTGATTCAAGATCGGAGGATGGTGATATGA